A genome region from Hydrogenoanaerobacterium saccharovorans includes the following:
- the nifS gene encoding cysteine desulfurase NifS, whose protein sequence is MAEKRFVYADNAATTKISDAVFDAMVPWLKEGYGNASSIYRKGDESARALNKAREQVATALGAEPREIFFTSGGSEADNWVIKGVAHSLAAKGKKHIITSVFEHHAVLHTCETLRKEGFEITYVPVSDQGLVSVEDIKNAIREDTALVSIMYANNEIGTIQPIAEIGAVCKEKKVLFHTDAVQAVGNVPINVKEQNIDMLSLSAHKIHGAKGVGAMYCRRGIVLPNLIDGGGQESGKRAGTENVAGIVGLGVAITNAIATLPERTARLRVMRNRLIDGLLTISHSRLNGDREKRLAGNVNISFEGVEGEALLLTLDANGICASSGSACTSGSLDPSHVLLSIGLPAEIAHGSLRLSLSDETTDEDVDYMLSVIPQVVDKIRAMSPLWEKIIAYS, encoded by the coding sequence ATGGCAGAAAAAAGATTTGTTTACGCAGATAATGCGGCAACCACTAAAATTTCGGATGCTGTTTTTGATGCGATGGTACCATGGCTGAAAGAGGGCTACGGCAATGCATCCAGCATCTACCGTAAAGGCGATGAATCGGCTCGTGCATTGAACAAGGCTCGCGAGCAGGTGGCTACCGCTCTTGGTGCAGAGCCAAGAGAGATTTTCTTTACCTCCGGCGGCTCAGAGGCAGACAACTGGGTGATTAAAGGTGTGGCGCATTCGCTTGCGGCGAAGGGCAAAAAGCACATTATTACCTCGGTGTTTGAACACCATGCCGTACTGCACACCTGCGAAACTTTACGCAAAGAAGGCTTTGAAATCACCTATGTTCCCGTTAGCGATCAGGGTTTGGTAAGCGTAGAAGATATAAAAAATGCAATCCGTGAAGATACCGCACTTGTGTCAATTATGTATGCGAACAATGAAATTGGTACGATTCAGCCTATTGCTGAAATTGGTGCTGTCTGCAAAGAAAAGAAGGTATTGTTCCATACCGACGCGGTACAAGCCGTTGGCAATGTACCCATAAACGTAAAAGAGCAGAATATTGATATGCTCTCGCTTTCGGCGCATAAAATCCACGGGGCTAAGGGTGTGGGTGCAATGTATTGCCGCAGAGGGATTGTTTTGCCCAACTTGATTGACGGCGGCGGACAGGAAAGCGGCAAACGTGCAGGTACAGAAAATGTTGCGGGTATTGTTGGGCTGGGCGTAGCCATTACCAATGCAATTGCCACCTTGCCCGAGCGCACTGCAAGGCTGCGTGTGATGCGCAACCGCCTGATTGACGGCCTGCTTACAATATCGCATTCGCGCCTTAACGGTGACCGTGAAAAACGTCTTGCCGGCAACGTGAACATTTCGTTTGAAGGTGTTGAGGGCGAAGCGTTGCTGCTCACCTTGGATGCCAATGGGATTTGTGCTTCTTCCGGTTCGGCATGCACCTCCGGTTCGCTTGACCCTAGCCATGTTCTGCTCTCCATCGGGTTGCCCGCAGAAATTGCACACGGCTCGTTGAGGCTTTCGCTAAGCGATGAAACCACCGATGAGGATGTCGACTACATGCTCTCGGTAATTCCGCAAGTTGTGGATAAAATCAGAGCAATGTCCCCATTATGGGAAAAAATCATAGCGTACAGCTAA
- a CDS encoding ABC transporter ATP-binding protein, with amino-acid sequence MLTLTNVSKTFNANTINEKTALNSVDLHLKPGDFVTVIGGNGAGKSTLLNLTAGVYPCDKGLIMLDNINITKLPEYKRAALLGRVFQDPMMGTAADMGIEENLAMAFRRGKKRGLRWGISKAEREIYMERLKMLDLGLESRLSSKVGLLSGGQRQALTLLMATLQKPKLLLLDEHTAALDPKTARKVLELTEQIVAKDNLTTLMVTHNMKDAIRLGNRLIMMHEGRIIFDIEGEEKKNLHVKDLLEKFETVSGDEFANDRMMLA; translated from the coding sequence ATGCTAACGCTTACCAATGTATCAAAAACGTTTAATGCAAACACCATCAATGAAAAAACAGCACTGAACAGCGTAGACCTGCACCTTAAACCGGGTGATTTTGTAACGGTTATCGGCGGAAATGGGGCAGGTAAATCTACTTTGCTTAACCTCACAGCGGGGGTGTACCCTTGCGATAAAGGCTTGATTATGTTGGACAACATTAACATTACCAAACTGCCGGAGTATAAGCGCGCAGCTTTGCTGGGGCGTGTATTTCAAGACCCAATGATGGGAACTGCCGCGGATATGGGCATTGAAGAAAACCTTGCTATGGCATTTCGGCGCGGTAAAAAACGTGGTTTGCGCTGGGGTATTTCTAAAGCAGAACGCGAAATTTACATGGAGAGGCTGAAAATGCTCGACCTCGGGTTGGAAAGCCGCCTGAGCTCTAAAGTGGGGCTGCTTTCGGGCGGGCAGCGGCAGGCGCTTACCCTGTTGATGGCTACACTGCAAAAGCCCAAACTGCTGCTGTTGGATGAGCACACCGCGGCACTTGACCCCAAAACCGCACGCAAAGTACTCGAGCTTACCGAACAGATTGTTGCGAAAGACAACCTTACAACGTTGATGGTTACCCATAACATGAAGGATGCCATCCGCCTTGGTAACCGGTTAATCATGATGCATGAAGGCAGAATCATTTTTGATATTGAAGGGGAAGAAAAGAAAAACCTTCATGTAAAAGATTTGCTTGAGAAGTTTGAAACGGTAAGCGGTGACGAGTTTGCCAACGACAGAATGATGCTTGCTTAA
- the nifU gene encoding Fe-S cluster assembly scaffold protein NifU: MLYSDRVMDHFSNPRNVGELTDANGVGEVGNAKCGDIMKMYIKVDKGVITDVKFKTFGCGAAIATSSMATEMIKGKTIEDALKLTNKAVVEALEGLPPVKIHCSVLAEQAVRAAISDYYTRLGVDPTPIVGEIGDCHACEH; this comes from the coding sequence ATGTTATATAGCGACAGGGTAATGGATCATTTCAGCAATCCGCGTAACGTAGGCGAGCTTACAGATGCCAACGGAGTTGGCGAAGTGGGCAACGCAAAATGCGGTGATATTATGAAAATGTACATTAAAGTGGACAAGGGCGTCATTACCGACGTAAAATTTAAAACGTTCGGCTGCGGCGCTGCAATTGCTACCAGCTCTATGGCAACCGAAATGATTAAAGGCAAAACCATCGAGGATGCACTCAAGCTTACCAACAAAGCGGTGGTTGAAGCTCTTGAGGGGCTGCCTCCGGTAAAAATCCATTGCTCGGTACTTGCCGAGCAGGCAGTGCGCGCGGCAATCTCCGATTATTATACCAGATTGGGTGTTGACCCCACTCCGATCGTAGGCGAAATTGGTGACTGCCATGCCTGTGAACACTAA
- a CDS encoding sugar phosphate nucleotidyltransferase, translated as MLQAVIMAGGIGSRLRPLTCDLPKPMARLCGRPNIEYILELLKEHNVTNAAVTVQYLPQRISERFDNVYCGINLTFVEETEPLGTAGSVKNASKYFAQPDNEETKKQKFLKFSDKSESESACCIVISGDAMCDFDLTAAYKRHCKSGAAATIIVKAVEDPREYGLVDVDESGNVRAFVEKPCFSQAVSNLANTGIYILSQQALTLIPSHQQYDFAKDLFPKLLSNGLRIATYEDKGYWCDIGDIESYRRCQQDMLMGKVRCRIVGVQDANGNIFKDSRPRGTYTIEPPVYIGSGVEIGEGAVINGMSVIDDGSIVGAGARVSGSVLLPDSYTGKGSTLSGAVICAGASAQQQAMLFENAVLGAGAVAGANSVIRQGVRVWANKHVEAGVTLRDNLQYGAGKNLCFEDNGLCGETGVELTPELAVRLGLALGSSIKEGRVGVGCTTDRAARVLTQALISGVLSAGCDALDFGAGFEAMFRFNLAFCGLKLGVFISGGETASLRLFTAGGLPATRAQERAIEGALQRGEYKRCNSSGFGEVSNLTGMRVLYENELIKYAPRGLFELGVAVKCANKDIETMLRQTLYRLGAHHDDAFTLQISPDGDTVSITHAGSGYLSHNKALAICCVTEFEQGCDVALPFDAPRIMDELAIRHGAEVKRYLSCPADNSDSNARELACVQLWSRDALMLSIKLLDYLINEGMTPIQLFTMLPEFDTASVMIKTGKNPAGILRELAKNGNRVEEQGIGEGVVLRDDRGVILVRPLKRGGGVKLVAEAFNSETAMELCESYEKLIKPFISY; from the coding sequence ATGTTACAAGCAGTAATTATGGCAGGCGGTATCGGCAGCCGGCTACGTCCGCTCACCTGCGACCTGCCAAAGCCAATGGCACGTCTTTGCGGGCGCCCCAATATTGAATATATTCTTGAATTGCTGAAAGAGCACAATGTTACCAATGCAGCTGTAACGGTACAGTATTTGCCACAGCGGATATCGGAGCGTTTTGATAACGTATACTGCGGTATCAACCTTACATTTGTTGAAGAGACAGAGCCGCTCGGTACGGCGGGCAGTGTAAAAAATGCATCAAAATATTTTGCCCAGCCAGACAACGAAGAAACAAAAAAGCAGAAATTCCTAAAATTTTCGGATAAAAGCGAATCCGAATCTGCATGCTGTATTGTTATAAGCGGCGATGCCATGTGCGATTTTGACCTTACCGCAGCATACAAGCGTCATTGCAAAAGCGGTGCTGCCGCTACCATCATCGTAAAAGCGGTGGAAGACCCGCGCGAATATGGGTTGGTAGATGTAGATGAAAGCGGCAATGTACGTGCGTTTGTTGAAAAGCCCTGTTTTTCGCAGGCTGTAAGCAACCTCGCAAACACAGGCATTTACATTTTGAGCCAACAGGCATTGACACTGATACCAAGCCATCAGCAATACGATTTTGCAAAAGATCTCTTTCCAAAACTGCTCAGTAATGGGCTTAGAATTGCAACCTATGAAGATAAAGGGTATTGGTGCGATATCGGGGATATTGAAAGTTACCGCCGCTGCCAGCAGGATATGCTGATGGGAAAAGTGCGGTGCCGTATTGTAGGTGTTCAGGATGCAAACGGCAATATTTTTAAAGATTCGCGACCGCGGGGTACTTACACCATTGAACCGCCTGTATATATCGGTTCCGGTGTAGAAATTGGTGAGGGCGCTGTTATCAACGGGATGTCGGTAATTGACGATGGTTCCATTGTAGGCGCGGGTGCTCGGGTTTCGGGCAGTGTTCTTTTACCGGATAGCTATACAGGCAAAGGCAGTACTCTTTCAGGCGCTGTAATCTGCGCAGGGGCATCTGCACAACAGCAGGCAATGCTGTTTGAAAATGCGGTGCTGGGTGCCGGTGCTGTTGCGGGTGCAAACAGTGTCATCCGCCAAGGTGTGCGCGTGTGGGCAAACAAGCATGTCGAAGCGGGCGTTACGCTGCGCGATAATCTGCAATACGGTGCAGGTAAAAACCTTTGCTTTGAAGATAATGGGCTATGCGGAGAAACAGGCGTAGAGCTTACACCGGAGCTTGCCGTTCGTCTTGGGCTTGCACTGGGCTCTTCTATCAAAGAGGGCAGAGTGGGTGTGGGATGCACTACAGACCGTGCAGCACGTGTTTTAACCCAGGCTTTGATTTCGGGTGTACTTTCAGCCGGCTGCGATGCGCTTGATTTTGGTGCGGGCTTTGAGGCGATGTTTCGGTTTAACTTGGCGTTTTGCGGGTTGAAGTTGGGTGTATTTATATCAGGAGGCGAAACAGCAAGCCTCCGTTTGTTTACGGCAGGGGGGCTGCCGGCTACCCGTGCGCAGGAGCGGGCAATCGAAGGAGCACTGCAGCGCGGTGAATACAAACGTTGCAACAGCTCTGGTTTTGGTGAGGTGAGTAACCTTACCGGAATGCGTGTATTGTACGAAAACGAACTGATTAAATACGCACCGCGCGGGCTTTTTGAACTAGGAGTTGCGGTAAAGTGCGCCAATAAGGATATCGAAACAATGCTGCGGCAGACGTTATACCGCCTTGGCGCACACCACGATGATGCATTCACACTTCAAATATCTCCTGACGGGGATACGGTAAGCATCACCCATGCAGGCAGCGGCTATTTGTCTCACAATAAAGCGTTGGCGATCTGCTGTGTCACTGAATTTGAACAAGGGTGCGATGTTGCACTGCCCTTTGATGCCCCCCGTATTATGGATGAACTCGCAATACGTCACGGAGCAGAGGTAAAGCGGTATCTAAGCTGCCCCGCCGACAACAGCGACAGCAATGCACGAGAACTTGCATGTGTGCAGCTTTGGAGCCGTGATGCGTTAATGCTCAGTATCAAGCTGCTCGATTACCTTATAAATGAGGGAATGACCCCGATACAGCTGTTTACCATGCTGCCTGAATTTGATACGGCATCCGTGATGATTAAAACCGGTAAAAACCCTGCCGGAATTTTGCGAGAGCTTGCCAAAAACGGCAACAGAGTTGAAGAACAAGGCATTGGAGAAGGTGTGGTGCTGCGCGATGACCGCGGTGTGATTTTAGTCCGTCCGCTCAAACGCGGAGGAGGGGTTAAACTGGTTGCCGAAGCATTCAACAGCGAGACAGCAATGGAACTTTGTGAGAGTTATGAAAAATTAATAAAACCGTTCATTAGCTACTGA
- the rnhA gene encoding ribonuclease HI, with amino-acid sequence MPQELKQVEIFTDGACSGNPGPGGYGVILRCGNAEKEISGGDANTTNNRMELMGPIVALQALNQPCKVTMYTDSQYFANGITKGWAQKWKANGWMRNKKDPALNADLWDQLLNELARHQVTIKWVKGHAGHPENERCDRLAVAECERFK; translated from the coding sequence ATGCCGCAGGAATTAAAACAAGTTGAAATTTTCACCGATGGTGCATGTTCAGGCAACCCCGGCCCGGGCGGTTACGGCGTAATTTTGCGCTGCGGAAATGCAGAAAAAGAAATTTCGGGCGGCGATGCAAATACAACCAACAATCGTATGGAATTGATGGGCCCAATTGTTGCATTGCAAGCATTGAACCAGCCCTGCAAAGTAACCATGTATACCGATTCGCAGTATTTTGCCAACGGTATCACCAAAGGTTGGGCGCAAAAATGGAAAGCAAACGGCTGGATGCGCAATAAAAAAGACCCTGCACTGAACGCTGATTTATGGGACCAGCTTCTCAACGAATTGGCTCGGCATCAGGTAACCATAAAGTGGGTGAAAGGGCATGCGGGGCACCCCGAAAACGAGCGTTGCGACCGTTTGGCTGTAGCAGAATGCGAACGTTTTAAATAG
- the mnmA gene encoding tRNA 2-thiouridine(34) synthase MnmA, producing the protein MPVNTNGKRVLVALSGGVDSSACVYLLQKAGYTVEAVVLDLFPAAAPTVEAAQQTAHLLNIKLHVVTEHKAFLQNVILPFCEEYRMGRTPNPCVMCNPSTKFHFILKVADELGFDYIATGHYASVQCITAEGSERYLLKKSDFLPRDQSYMLYRLGQNVLSRLLLPLQHLTKDEVRAIASEAKLPCASKPDSQEICFIPDNDYPAYIENLLGKLPAGDFIAPDGIPCGKHKGILHYTVGQRKGLGIALGRPVFIKSIDAETNRIYLADSGEEYANGVLLHSCVVHPHPILADTMHLGVKIRSVAKEAPATVTLLPNGNARVLFDTPQRAPAPGQSVVWYHGDCVVGGGYITEQI; encoded by the coding sequence ATGCCTGTGAACACTAACGGCAAAAGAGTACTTGTTGCATTAAGCGGAGGAGTTGACTCCTCCGCTTGTGTTTATTTGCTGCAAAAAGCAGGTTATACCGTTGAGGCTGTGGTGCTCGATCTTTTTCCTGCCGCCGCACCAACGGTTGAAGCAGCACAGCAAACTGCCCACCTCTTGAATATAAAACTACATGTGGTAACAGAGCACAAAGCTTTTTTGCAAAATGTAATACTGCCCTTTTGTGAAGAATACCGTATGGGCAGAACACCCAACCCCTGTGTGATGTGTAACCCCTCTACTAAATTCCACTTTATACTCAAAGTGGCTGATGAACTGGGCTTTGACTACATTGCCACAGGGCACTATGCTTCGGTACAGTGTATTACAGCCGAAGGCAGCGAACGTTATCTGCTCAAAAAATCAGATTTTCTCCCTCGCGACCAAAGCTACATGCTCTATCGTTTGGGGCAGAATGTGCTGTCTCGCCTGCTTTTGCCCTTGCAGCATCTCACCAAGGATGAGGTTCGCGCCATTGCGTCGGAAGCGAAGCTACCCTGCGCCTCGAAACCGGACAGCCAGGAAATCTGCTTTATCCCCGACAATGACTACCCCGCATACATCGAAAACTTGTTGGGCAAGTTACCCGCGGGCGATTTTATTGCACCCGACGGCATACCCTGCGGCAAACACAAAGGGATTTTACATTATACGGTGGGGCAGCGCAAAGGGCTTGGCATTGCTTTGGGGCGCCCCGTGTTTATTAAAAGCATTGATGCCGAAACCAACCGCATTTACCTTGCAGATTCGGGGGAGGAATATGCAAACGGAGTGCTGCTGCACAGCTGTGTTGTTCACCCTCACCCTATTCTTGCCGATACCATGCACCTTGGTGTAAAGATACGTTCGGTTGCAAAAGAGGCACCTGCCACCGTTACCCTATTGCCGAATGGCAATGCGCGGGTATTGTTCGATACCCCGCAGCGTGCGCCCGCACCGGGGCAAAGCGTGGTGTGGTACCACGGCGATTGCGTTGTGGGCGGCGGATACATTACAGAACAAATATAA